In Pollutimonas sp. M17, a single genomic region encodes these proteins:
- a CDS encoding DUF3772 domain-containing protein gives MPLPEYPAYAARTLMARCLLAACLALTMAAMPAHAQNKSATAEIDKTLDSARTQIDRVQKKLDAAPDKPLQDSDLVDLRNAAQEAQERAQTAAAALEPQLASVQARVAELGPPAEGIKETPDVAAQRAELTRNSSMLDAQIKLARLIAVEAQQAGDQILKLRRTQFQAELGVRTDSILARPFWTELRNQLPQDVRRLQPLWDELRKSAREAGAAVWGAALLGVVAILILRVLAGRLLWQLTTTRVAPGRLRRSLYAAAQVMLATIAPGMMAAVLRLGVEWNTALSDELDTLLSLGVGAVYFGGFVTGLGRALLSADRPTWRLASLSDEVATGLRWFPAILALVLVAGWIGQRLATLVNASLAATVAQNCMMSLVLGLLMALAMRQATRLSRHTHSGQQKAPAPPAGYAIARGVIWIAVTASMASLLLGYIALGSFIVRQAAWLAIVLGSAYLLNGLVDDACQSVLAAIKRNADDENYSRPMTRVRSQATVLLAGLVRLAVVLFALVLLAAPFGDGPTAWLQRLDYLHNGIAIGEVQIRPASVMFALLVLLLGFGIVKVVQAWLTRQYLPTTSLDPGMRLSAATLFGYAGYVLAFSLSLSAVGIGLERVAWIASALSVGIGFGLQAVVQNFVSGLILLAERPVKVGDWVSLGGIEGDIRRINVRATEIQMGDHSTVIVPNSEFITKVVRNVTHASPLGRVQIKLALPLNTDAGQVHELMLAAFRENADILDEPAPDVMLDGVDANGLVFNATGHVSSPRAAYRVRSALLFEIVRRLRNEDIPLINPPAMVLKESAASAAVSGAAASSDTQSPGSPAPGTGLA, from the coding sequence ATGCCACTGCCAGAATATCCGGCCTACGCCGCGCGTACGCTGATGGCCCGTTGCCTGCTCGCGGCCTGCCTTGCCCTGACCATGGCGGCCATGCCGGCCCATGCCCAGAATAAAAGCGCCACCGCCGAAATCGACAAGACCCTGGACAGCGCGCGCACGCAGATCGACCGGGTGCAGAAGAAGCTGGACGCGGCCCCCGACAAGCCGCTGCAGGATAGCGACCTGGTCGACCTGCGCAACGCCGCACAGGAAGCACAGGAGCGCGCGCAAACGGCCGCTGCCGCTCTGGAGCCCCAGTTGGCCAGTGTCCAGGCCCGGGTAGCCGAACTGGGGCCACCCGCCGAAGGCATCAAGGAGACACCCGACGTCGCCGCGCAGCGTGCGGAACTGACCCGGAACAGCAGCATGCTGGACGCTCAGATCAAGCTGGCGCGCCTGATTGCCGTCGAAGCCCAGCAAGCGGGCGACCAGATACTGAAGCTGCGGCGCACACAGTTCCAGGCCGAACTGGGCGTGCGCACGGATTCGATCCTGGCCCGCCCCTTCTGGACCGAATTGCGCAATCAACTGCCCCAGGATGTGCGCCGGCTCCAGCCCCTATGGGATGAACTGCGGAAATCCGCTCGAGAAGCCGGTGCCGCGGTATGGGGAGCCGCCCTGCTGGGCGTCGTGGCCATCCTCATCCTGCGTGTGCTGGCCGGCCGCCTGCTCTGGCAACTGACCACCACCCGCGTCGCGCCGGGCCGCTTGCGGCGTTCTCTGTATGCGGCTGCCCAGGTCATGCTGGCCACCATTGCGCCCGGGATGATGGCCGCCGTCCTGCGCCTGGGCGTGGAATGGAACACGGCCCTGTCCGATGAACTGGATACGCTGCTCAGCCTGGGGGTGGGCGCCGTATATTTTGGCGGCTTCGTCACCGGCCTGGGTCGTGCGCTGCTGTCGGCGGACCGGCCCACCTGGCGGCTTGCTTCCCTGTCCGACGAAGTGGCGACAGGCTTGCGGTGGTTTCCCGCCATCCTGGCCCTTGTCCTGGTCGCTGGCTGGATAGGGCAAAGGCTGGCGACGCTGGTCAATGCCAGCCTGGCCGCCACGGTCGCCCAGAATTGCATGATGTCACTGGTTCTGGGGCTGCTCATGGCGCTGGCCATGCGCCAGGCCACGCGGCTTAGCCGGCATACGCATTCCGGACAACAAAAGGCCCCTGCGCCGCCGGCCGGCTATGCCATCGCCCGGGGCGTGATCTGGATTGCCGTGACGGCAAGCATGGCCAGCCTGCTGCTGGGCTATATCGCCCTGGGCAGTTTCATCGTCCGGCAGGCGGCCTGGCTGGCCATTGTCCTGGGCTCCGCCTACCTGCTCAACGGGCTCGTCGATGATGCCTGCCAAAGCGTCCTGGCGGCCATCAAGCGCAATGCCGATGACGAAAATTACAGCCGCCCCATGACACGGGTACGCAGCCAGGCCACCGTGCTGCTGGCCGGCCTGGTGCGCCTGGCCGTCGTGCTGTTTGCCCTGGTCCTGCTGGCCGCGCCTTTCGGCGACGGACCCACGGCCTGGCTGCAGCGCCTGGACTACCTGCACAACGGCATTGCCATCGGCGAAGTCCAGATACGCCCCGCCTCGGTCATGTTTGCACTCCTGGTGCTGCTGCTGGGCTTTGGAATCGTCAAGGTGGTCCAGGCCTGGCTGACCCGCCAATACCTGCCCACCACCAGCCTGGATCCCGGCATGCGCCTCTCGGCCGCCACCCTGTTCGGCTATGCGGGCTACGTGCTGGCCTTTTCGCTATCCCTGTCCGCCGTCGGCATCGGCCTGGAGCGGGTGGCGTGGATAGCCAGCGCGTTGTCCGTCGGCATCGGCTTCGGGCTGCAGGCCGTCGTGCAGAACTTCGTGTCCGGCCTCATTCTGCTGGCGGAAAGGCCCGTGAAGGTGGGCGACTGGGTATCGCTGGGCGGAATCGAGGGCGACATCCGACGCATCAATGTGCGCGCCACCGAAATCCAGATGGGGGACCACTCCACCGTCATCGTTCCAAATTCGGAATTCATCACCAAGGTCGTGCGCAATGTCACCCACGCCAGCCCGCTGGGCCGGGTGCAGATCAAGCTGGCCCTTCCCCTGAATACGGATGCCGGGCAGGTCCATGAGCTGATGCTGGCCGCCTTCAGGGAAAACGCCGACATCCTGGACGAACCCGCTCCCGATGTCATGCTGGACGGCGTCGATGCGAACGGCCTGGTGTTCAATGCGACGGGGCATGTAAGTTCGCCGCGCGCCGCCTACCGGGTACGCAGCGCCCTGCTGTTCGAGATCGTGCGGCGGCTCAGGAACGAGGATATTCCCCTGATCAATCCGCCGGCGATGGTGCTGAAGGAGTCCGCGGCTTCTGCGGCGGTTTCCGGTGCCGCAGCAAGTAGCGATACACAAAGCCCGGGTAGCCCAGCACCAGGAACAGGCTTAGCGTAA